Proteins from a single region of Pseudodesulfovibrio portus:
- a CDS encoding glycosyltransferase family 4 protein — MKIFQVINVRWFNATAWYAITLSRLLADAGHEVVVLTQADTQSEKVAREMGLTTVAVDLNTTNPVRFVGAAKHIIQLLRTHRPDIVNCHRGEGFFLWGALKLFGFGYRLVRTRGDQRPPRSDAINRWLHADVADAVVVTNRRMADYFLHKMRTPGHGLWLIHGGVDTAKFHFDPEGRERVRKEFGFGPDDLVVGLLGRFDRVKGHKELIEAVAALQKRGRDNLKLFLIGFDTAMTASEIETHIRENGIEDITRISGRRDDVGACISALDIGVVASLWSEAIARSALEIMAADRPLVSTDVGVMPDLTAPSMLVAPEDARGLADTIAKLADNAPLREEVLAAQKRTMSQLTLEEFLKRTLNLYQSLIQGS; from the coding sequence ATGAAGATATTTCAAGTCATCAATGTCCGTTGGTTCAACGCGACCGCATGGTATGCCATCACCCTGAGCCGTCTTCTGGCCGACGCGGGGCACGAGGTCGTGGTCCTTACCCAGGCGGACACCCAATCCGAGAAAGTCGCCCGGGAAATGGGACTGACCACCGTGGCCGTGGACCTGAACACGACCAACCCGGTTCGCTTCGTCGGCGCGGCCAAGCATATCATACAACTTCTCAGGACGCACCGCCCGGATATCGTCAACTGCCACAGGGGAGAGGGCTTCTTCCTCTGGGGAGCGCTCAAGCTCTTCGGCTTCGGGTACCGGCTGGTCCGTACGCGCGGCGACCAGCGCCCGCCCCGGAGCGACGCGATCAACCGTTGGCTCCACGCTGACGTGGCCGACGCCGTGGTGGTCACCAACCGCCGCATGGCCGATTATTTCCTGCACAAGATGCGCACCCCGGGCCATGGGTTATGGCTCATCCACGGCGGAGTGGACACGGCCAAATTTCATTTCGATCCCGAAGGACGGGAACGTGTCCGCAAGGAATTCGGCTTCGGCCCGGACGACCTGGTCGTGGGCCTGCTCGGCCGCTTCGACCGCGTCAAGGGACACAAGGAGCTCATCGAGGCCGTGGCCGCGCTGCAGAAAAGGGGCAGGGACAACCTCAAGCTCTTCCTTATCGGCTTCGACACGGCCATGACCGCCTCGGAGATCGAGACGCACATCCGTGAAAACGGGATTGAGGACATCACCCGCATCAGCGGCAGGCGGGACGACGTGGGGGCCTGCATCAGCGCGCTGGACATCGGCGTGGTCGCCTCCCTGTGGTCCGAGGCCATTGCCCGGTCGGCCCTGGAGATCATGGCCGCCGACCGCCCCCTGGTCTCCACGGACGTGGGCGTCATGCCCGACCTGACGGCCCCGTCCATGCTGGTTGCGCCCGAAGACGCAAGAGGCCTGGCTGACACCATCGCCAAACTGGCCGACAACGCCCCGTTGCGCGAGGAAGTCCTGGCCGCGCAAAAACGCACCATGTCGCAACTGACCCTGGAGGAGTTCCTGAAACGGACCCTCAACCTCTACCAGAGCCTCATTCAGGGGTCGTGA
- a CDS encoding lytic murein transglycosylase translates to MKRAAIVTSLAAFFVVSLALPGRAGGLWQPLIDRLVDDGFDRTYVSYLFSSPDLEYSPDIMARKMNVLLNARLSAVGAAPAREPEVMGRYLNPLLIAGAYAYYREHRAEFADIRERYGVPGEVLTALLLVESRLGMTVGDYNGFTILASMALSRDFSLIKSHIERTDISDKTMQWLLKRTEQKAQWGYDELKALIRYARKNGQDPLSIPSSVYGAIGQCQFVPSSAEYYGRDGNGDGKINLFETRDVLHSMANFLASHGWKPGLSDEAMHKVLYRYNHSDSYAMTILAVAERIRKTKELFGG, encoded by the coding sequence ATGAAACGCGCGGCCATCGTCACATCGCTGGCCGCGTTTTTCGTTGTGTCCCTCGCGTTGCCGGGCAGGGCGGGGGGGCTGTGGCAGCCCTTGATCGACCGGCTGGTGGACGACGGATTCGACCGGACGTATGTCTCCTATCTTTTTTCCAGCCCGGACCTGGAATATTCCCCGGACATCATGGCCCGCAAGATGAACGTCCTGCTCAACGCCAGGTTGTCGGCCGTGGGTGCGGCGCCGGCCAGGGAGCCGGAGGTCATGGGACGCTACCTCAATCCGCTGCTCATCGCCGGGGCCTATGCCTACTATCGGGAACATCGGGCCGAATTCGCGGACATCCGTGAGCGGTACGGCGTGCCGGGCGAGGTCCTGACGGCGCTGCTCCTGGTGGAGTCCCGGCTGGGCATGACCGTGGGCGATTACAACGGGTTCACCATCCTGGCCTCCATGGCCCTGTCCCGCGATTTTTCGCTGATCAAAAGCCATATCGAGCGTACCGACATCTCCGACAAGACCATGCAGTGGCTGCTCAAGCGGACGGAGCAGAAGGCCCAGTGGGGGTATGATGAGCTCAAGGCCCTGATCCGCTACGCACGCAAGAACGGGCAGGACCCGCTGTCCATTCCCAGTTCGGTCTACGGGGCCATAGGCCAGTGCCAGTTCGTCCCGTCCAGCGCCGAGTACTATGGCCGAGACGGCAATGGCGACGGCAAGATCAATCTGTTCGAGACGCGTGACGTATTGCACTCCATGGCCAACTTCCTGGCCAGCCACGGGTGGAAGCCGGGCCTTTCCGACGAGGCGATGCACAAGGTGTTGTATCGCTACAACCATTCGGACAGCTATGCCATGACCATTCTGGCCGTGGCCGAGAGAATCAGGAAAACAAAGGAATTGTTCGGCGGGTGA
- a CDS encoding tetratricopeptide repeat protein, with protein MPAINDLVEVLPEISQSRLVAAGYGVWVVWKGDLNPTVENTLQEFGCLCISKESNQALWFCNTGEVFRALARLQIWARVNPMDVFCEVIPLTFLVGYELQRSVSLAMELERQDVRPTGDFEIIIHPKLKSDIQAVVGLSTEPAGAVEGVANEEWQRLVADQGLDYETHLKWYFIIKPLGHTADKESILGWRDFSTNIIELLQMLGLKYISDVKEGVIFFPLDSFRLLRSFCTEIMSLIRKLKDDGEKEYWPTVMVAVQQGGYQFTPELPKKIGLDWGRMTPDYPHVKFIEGFLLSEWFRMNEVRYGSKQVSLDSWCTLALKDGGEDVGYGSMQVALPSAMIADEGKECFYCGLKNHAPKDCPSKKIAKPQPQVWHLLAGTDVQDFSEGFDGLDEALDMDNFSESIMSVMSAKNDLKSLMARAVFEINATGQLRTLKLVWRSRGKEWVDGFKQLAPAEGDFIWDALDDIESQRMPEAEILIQEAQLKYPRSYQPHSLLGFWHIEQGDANQALFHWQEAERMSYTPLQKAYFSYLQARLKEVEGSLKEAINAYQRTNSLSPTWLQPVYRQAVCMVKMGFTGQAIDLFFDLISRDPHFFNYILVDPELDRGRVQLMNSLWEKWTEAEESATAMKVGVGDLTTDISKRFDSLHSYYDTANDELERLRKLGDTKNYVAYQLLIRGTEKFKASLDSEVKREIKRMTSNLDYLTERVREIQKEAGWFPFPKLLLEFNKEFNTCVDKINWVKTQPLHEAENFRKAMQFVLEVEDHIDSLQSRLVTLRIIRDSTLFILMLGRNFIWLELLGLGALLVGIPSLIYFTQDIKGNYILDMINDEKQRWEIAKGLVIILSIVCVAAAAVKSALTFEKRKKQLFDQLDQEMRKGAPKRY; from the coding sequence GTGCCGGCGATTAACGATCTTGTTGAAGTGCTTCCCGAGATCAGCCAGTCCAGGCTGGTTGCGGCGGGTTACGGCGTTTGGGTGGTCTGGAAGGGCGACCTGAATCCTACCGTCGAGAATACGCTGCAGGAGTTCGGCTGCCTGTGCATATCCAAGGAGTCGAACCAGGCTCTGTGGTTCTGCAACACAGGCGAGGTTTTCCGAGCCCTGGCACGGTTGCAGATCTGGGCGCGCGTCAACCCCATGGATGTTTTCTGCGAAGTCATTCCGTTGACCTTCCTGGTCGGCTACGAACTCCAGCGTTCCGTCTCCCTGGCCATGGAGCTGGAACGCCAGGACGTGCGGCCCACCGGTGATTTCGAGATCATCATCCATCCCAAGCTCAAGAGCGATATCCAGGCCGTGGTGGGTCTGAGCACCGAGCCCGCCGGGGCCGTGGAAGGAGTGGCCAACGAGGAGTGGCAGCGCCTGGTCGCGGACCAGGGGTTGGACTACGAAACGCACCTCAAGTGGTATTTCATCATCAAGCCCCTCGGGCATACTGCGGACAAGGAGTCCATCCTCGGCTGGCGTGACTTTTCCACCAACATCATCGAATTGCTGCAGATGTTGGGACTTAAGTACATATCCGACGTCAAGGAAGGCGTTATCTTCTTCCCCCTGGACAGCTTCAGGCTCCTCCGGTCGTTCTGCACGGAGATCATGTCCCTGATCAGAAAGCTCAAGGATGACGGGGAAAAGGAATACTGGCCCACGGTCATGGTGGCGGTCCAGCAGGGGGGCTATCAGTTTACCCCCGAGCTGCCCAAGAAGATCGGCCTGGACTGGGGCCGGATGACGCCCGACTACCCCCATGTGAAGTTTATCGAGGGTTTCCTGCTGTCCGAATGGTTCCGCATGAACGAGGTCCGGTACGGCTCGAAGCAGGTCAGCCTGGACTCCTGGTGCACCCTCGCCCTCAAGGACGGCGGCGAGGACGTCGGTTACGGCTCGATGCAGGTGGCCCTGCCCAGCGCCATGATAGCGGACGAGGGCAAGGAGTGCTTCTATTGCGGCCTGAAGAACCACGCTCCCAAGGATTGCCCGAGCAAGAAGATTGCCAAGCCCCAGCCCCAGGTCTGGCATCTGCTGGCAGGCACCGACGTGCAGGATTTTTCGGAGGGGTTCGACGGGTTGGACGAGGCTCTGGATATGGACAATTTCAGCGAGTCCATCATGAGCGTCATGAGCGCCAAGAACGATCTCAAGAGTCTCATGGCCCGTGCCGTGTTCGAGATCAATGCCACCGGCCAGTTGCGGACTCTCAAGCTCGTCTGGCGCAGCCGGGGCAAGGAGTGGGTGGACGGTTTCAAGCAGCTCGCGCCCGCCGAGGGGGATTTCATATGGGACGCCCTGGACGACATCGAAAGCCAGCGGATGCCCGAAGCGGAAATCCTGATCCAGGAGGCCCAGCTCAAGTACCCGAGAAGTTACCAGCCTCATTCCCTGCTGGGGTTCTGGCACATCGAGCAGGGTGACGCCAACCAGGCCCTGTTCCATTGGCAGGAAGCCGAGCGCATGAGCTATACCCCCTTGCAGAAAGCTTATTTTTCCTATCTTCAGGCCCGTCTCAAGGAGGTGGAGGGCAGCCTCAAGGAGGCCATCAACGCCTATCAGAGGACCAATTCCCTGTCGCCGACCTGGCTCCAGCCCGTGTATCGGCAGGCCGTGTGCATGGTGAAGATGGGGTTCACCGGCCAGGCCATCGATCTTTTTTTCGATCTCATCAGCAGGGACCCGCATTTCTTCAACTACATCCTGGTCGATCCGGAACTGGACAGGGGGCGGGTGCAGCTCATGAATTCCCTGTGGGAGAAATGGACCGAAGCCGAGGAGTCGGCGACTGCCATGAAGGTGGGGGTCGGGGACCTGACCACGGATATCTCCAAGCGGTTCGATTCCCTGCATTCGTATTACGACACGGCCAATGACGAGTTGGAACGGCTGCGCAAACTGGGGGACACCAAGAACTACGTTGCCTACCAGCTGCTCATTCGCGGCACCGAGAAGTTCAAGGCTTCCCTGGATTCGGAGGTCAAGAGGGAGATAAAGCGCATGACCTCCAACCTGGACTACCTCACCGAGCGGGTGCGGGAGATCCAGAAGGAGGCGGGCTGGTTCCCATTCCCGAAGCTGTTGCTCGAGTTCAACAAGGAATTCAACACCTGCGTGGACAAGATCAACTGGGTCAAGACCCAGCCGCTGCACGAGGCCGAGAATTTCAGGAAAGCCATGCAGTTCGTCCTCGAAGTCGAGGACCATATCGATTCCCTGCAAAGCCGTCTTGTCACCCTGCGCATCATCCGCGACTCGACCCTGTTCATACTGATGCTCGGCCGCAATTTCATCTGGCTGGAACTCCTCGGCCTCGGCGCGCTGCTCGTTGGCATTCCGTCGCTCATCTATTTCACCCAGGACATCAAGGGGAACTACATCCTCGACATGATCAACGATGAGAAACAGCGCTGGGAAATCGCCAAGGGACTGGTCATCATTCTGAGCATCGTCTGCGTGGCCGCCGCCGCCGTGAAGTCTGCCCTGACCTTCGAGAAACGGAAGAAGCAGCTTTTCGACCAGTTGGACCAGGAAATGCGCAAGGGCGCACCCAAGCGGTATTGA
- a CDS encoding TolC family protein, protein MNRKRFFSFFLVFVALVMISIPAAAQDADPAMADGKSVEVSGPFDLERCVKRALDQNPAMTAIRAQLKGAGYGTYSAMGDFGPSLSTSYGWTHYNRKSTYGGEHSDWVGSLSASQPVFHGFALLAAYQKAALAEESTEASLSNVELTLIKNVQSNFLSLLKARMDVKSAEDSVARLESQLQVISAFYDVGLRPKAEVLDAEVDLASARQVLLTARNNVSTQEAQLNTLLNIPIETEVEYVGELKSIPFGLTLKECLDRAYKARPDLVIGQKSVEIAEKDATISQSKFYPTVDGTWNYSNRGTDPDLNGGGSYTHRSSEYWTAGVSASMSLFESGSDFFNAKRASETVKQVQAELENTRLNAGFEVKRALLNIQEAADRIDVADKSVAAAEEAYRMAVARYQAQVGTNTEVLNAQERLTSSEAQLSQAMADHGTAVSALYVAMGEKNHGLLEAK, encoded by the coding sequence ATGAACCGCAAACGGTTTTTCTCATTCTTCTTGGTATTCGTCGCTCTGGTGATGATTTCCATCCCCGCTGCGGCACAGGACGCCGACCCCGCCATGGCGGACGGGAAGAGTGTAGAGGTCTCAGGCCCCTTTGATCTCGAACGGTGCGTGAAGCGCGCCCTGGATCAGAATCCGGCCATGACCGCGATCCGGGCCCAGCTCAAGGGCGCCGGCTACGGCACCTATTCAGCCATGGGTGATTTCGGTCCTTCGCTGTCCACTTCCTATGGGTGGACTCATTACAATAGGAAGAGCACATACGGCGGCGAGCATTCCGACTGGGTCGGCTCCCTTTCCGCCTCCCAGCCTGTGTTCCACGGCTTCGCCCTGCTGGCCGCGTACCAGAAGGCCGCGTTGGCCGAGGAATCCACCGAGGCGTCGCTGAGCAACGTGGAGTTGACCCTCATCAAGAACGTGCAGTCGAATTTCCTTTCCCTGCTCAAGGCGCGCATGGACGTGAAGTCCGCCGAAGACTCCGTGGCCCGGCTGGAATCCCAGCTGCAGGTCATCAGCGCCTTCTACGACGTGGGATTGCGGCCCAAGGCCGAGGTTCTGGATGCCGAGGTCGATCTGGCCTCCGCCCGTCAGGTGCTGCTCACCGCGCGCAACAACGTCTCCACCCAGGAAGCGCAGTTGAACACGCTGCTGAACATCCCCATCGAGACCGAGGTGGAGTACGTGGGCGAACTGAAGAGCATTCCCTTCGGGCTGACGCTCAAGGAGTGTTTGGATCGCGCCTACAAGGCCCGTCCCGATCTGGTCATCGGCCAGAAATCCGTTGAGATCGCCGAGAAGGATGCCACCATTTCCCAGTCCAAATTCTATCCGACCGTGGACGGCACCTGGAATTACTCCAACCGAGGCACCGACCCGGATCTGAACGGCGGCGGAAGCTATACCCACCGGTCCTCCGAATACTGGACTGCGGGCGTCTCCGCTTCCATGTCCCTGTTCGAGTCCGGCTCCGATTTCTTCAACGCCAAGCGGGCTTCCGAGACGGTCAAGCAGGTGCAGGCGGAACTGGAAAACACCCGTCTCAACGCCGGTTTCGAGGTCAAGCGCGCCCTCCTGAACATTCAGGAAGCGGCTGACCGCATCGACGTGGCCGACAAGTCCGTGGCCGCTGCCGAGGAGGCCTACCGCATGGCCGTGGCCCGGTATCAGGCCCAGGTCGGCACCAACACCGAAGTGCTCAACGCCCAGGAGCGGCTGACCTCGAGCGAGGCCCAGCTTTCCCAGGCCATGGCCGATCACGGTACTGCCGTCTCCGCCCTGTACGTGGCCATGGGCGAAAAGAACCACGGCCTCCTTGAAGCCAAGTAG
- a CDS encoding MogA/MoaB family molybdenum cofactor biosynthesis protein: MSDTNITLNLSQAAGTGDTVSLYAAGGVAPAGAASTGAYTSLRVGDRLTDDDASLLVLSMGWLPGEAGSRSTPVYLLRAETEVPAGDYVCAVTRAGYALAWITLSDKGARGERVDESGPLIGKAVGDTLDLAVVQGFVIPDETGQLKGLLADLALNQGFDLIMTTGGTGVAPRDITPEATLAVIEKRLPGFERAMTAASLAKTPHGAISRAVAGTLGQAVIVNMPGSPKAVAECLEPLLPTLRHTLEKLQGDPSDCANLRK; the protein is encoded by the coding sequence ATGTCCGATACCAATATCACGCTGAATCTGTCACAAGCCGCCGGGACCGGCGACACCGTTTCCCTTTACGCTGCCGGAGGGGTTGCCCCGGCGGGCGCGGCTTCGACCGGAGCATACACCTCCCTGCGCGTGGGCGACCGGCTGACCGACGACGACGCATCCCTGCTGGTCCTGTCCATGGGCTGGCTGCCGGGTGAGGCCGGTTCACGGTCCACGCCCGTCTACCTGCTCCGTGCGGAAACCGAAGTTCCGGCGGGCGACTATGTTTGCGCCGTCACCAGGGCCGGATACGCCCTGGCCTGGATCACTCTGAGCGACAAGGGCGCGCGCGGCGAGCGGGTGGACGAGTCCGGCCCCCTCATCGGCAAGGCCGTGGGCGATACGCTTGATCTGGCCGTTGTCCAGGGATTCGTCATCCCCGACGAGACCGGCCAGCTCAAGGGGCTGTTGGCCGACCTGGCCCTGAATCAGGGGTTCGACCTGATCATGACCACCGGCGGCACCGGCGTTGCTCCGCGCGACATCACACCCGAGGCGACGCTGGCGGTGATCGAAAAACGGCTGCCCGGATTCGAGCGGGCCATGACCGCCGCCAGCCTTGCCAAGACGCCGCACGGGGCCATCTCGCGGGCAGTTGCCGGGACGTTGGGGCAGGCCGTCATCGTCAACATGCCCGGCAGCCCCAAGGCCGTGGCCGAGTGCCTGGAGCCGCTGTTGCCCACGCTCCGTCACACCCTGGAAAAATTGCAGGGCGATCCCTCGGACTGCGCGAATTTGCGAAAATGA
- a CDS encoding glycosyltransferase family 2 protein: MENILVSIILPTYNRSGFIGKALDSVLAQTHDNWECVIIDDGSTDDTEAVLSAYDDPRFVRLRQENQGVSGARNTGIAACTGEVVALLDSDDEWMPTKLAVQLDYMRTNNYEISQTEEIWIRGGRRVNQPARYAKPEGWFFDKSLEMCLISPSCTMFTRSALERIGPFDVDLPSCEDYDMWLRACLDYPVGLVREKLTIKHGGRPDQLSVCVPCADKHRIRALVKLLQSRKLDENQRDMALDSLERKVSIYMQGCEKRGKSDEAERVWNLFCILRDGKEIPLNPWS; encoded by the coding sequence ATGGAAAATATATTGGTATCGATCATCCTGCCGACTTACAACCGGTCGGGATTCATCGGAAAAGCGCTTGATTCGGTGCTTGCGCAGACCCACGATAACTGGGAGTGCGTCATCATCGACGACGGGTCAACAGACGACACGGAAGCGGTCCTTTCCGCCTACGACGACCCTCGTTTCGTCCGTCTCCGACAGGAGAATCAGGGCGTTTCCGGTGCCCGCAACACGGGCATCGCCGCCTGCACGGGCGAGGTCGTCGCCCTGCTTGATTCCGACGACGAGTGGATGCCGACGAAACTCGCCGTCCAGCTCGACTATATGCGGACCAACAATTACGAGATCAGCCAGACCGAGGAAATCTGGATTCGGGGCGGCAGGCGGGTCAACCAGCCCGCCAGGTACGCCAAGCCCGAGGGCTGGTTTTTCGATAAGTCCCTGGAAATGTGTCTGATCAGCCCCTCCTGCACCATGTTTACCCGGTCCGCCCTGGAGCGGATAGGGCCCTTCGACGTGGATCTTCCGTCCTGCGAGGACTATGACATGTGGCTGCGCGCCTGTCTGGACTACCCGGTGGGCCTTGTGCGTGAAAAGCTGACCATCAAGCACGGCGGACGGCCGGATCAGTTGTCCGTCTGTGTTCCGTGTGCCGACAAACATCGGATACGGGCGCTGGTCAAGTTGTTGCAAAGTCGAAAACTTGACGAAAATCAGCGGGATATGGCCCTGGATTCCCTTGAGAGAAAGGTGTCGATTTATATGCAAGGGTGTGAAAAAAGAGGAAAAAGTGATGAGGCAGAGCGGGTTTGGAATCTGTTTTGCATACTGCGGGACGGGAAGGAAATTCCCTTGAATCCATGGAGTTAG
- a CDS encoding dual CXXC motif small (seleno)protein codes for MFSARKRTWKARGMECEKCGLDLAAYRGCREVTLRCPSCGAVYDLGKFSAKMDEDFEEEMGFVPMDRI; via the coding sequence ATGTTCTCCGCTCGAAAACGGACCTGGAAGGCCCGTGGCATGGAATGCGAGAAATGCGGCCTCGACCTGGCCGCCTACCGTGGGTGCAGGGAAGTGACCCTGCGCTGCCCGTCCTGCGGCGCGGTCTACGATCTCGGGAAGTTCTCGGCCAAGATGGACGAGGATTTCGAGGAGGAAATGGGGTTTGTCCCAATGGATCGAATTTGA
- the gpmA gene encoding 2,3-diphosphoglycerate-dependent phosphoglycerate mutase, protein MHNLVLIRHGQSTWNLENRFTGWTDVDLTEQGREEAVSGARLLREEGFTFDIAHTSLLKRAIRTLWLVQDEMDLMWVPVFNTWRLNERHYGALQGLNKAETAAKYGDEQVFIWRRSFDTPPPELDTDDERHPGKDPRYAALTPAELPRSESLKTTIDRTMPYWFETIAPQVRSGLRVLIVAHGNSLRGLVKYLDDMSDEAITKLNIPTGLPLVYELDDELKPLRHYYLGDPEEAARAAEAVANQAKSG, encoded by the coding sequence ATGCACAATCTGGTGTTGATCCGGCACGGACAGAGCACGTGGAATCTCGAGAATCGCTTCACGGGTTGGACCGATGTGGACCTGACCGAGCAGGGGAGGGAGGAGGCCGTGAGCGGCGCCCGCCTGCTCAGGGAGGAGGGATTCACCTTCGACATCGCCCATACCTCGTTGTTGAAACGGGCCATCCGCACCCTGTGGCTGGTCCAGGACGAGATGGACCTCATGTGGGTGCCCGTGTTCAACACCTGGCGGCTCAATGAGCGGCATTACGGGGCTCTCCAGGGGCTGAACAAGGCGGAGACAGCCGCCAAGTACGGCGACGAGCAGGTCTTCATCTGGCGGCGCAGCTTCGATACCCCGCCGCCGGAGCTGGACACCGACGATGAGCGGCATCCGGGCAAGGATCCGCGGTACGCGGCCCTGACGCCCGCCGAGCTGCCGCGCTCGGAATCCCTGAAAACGACCATCGACCGGACCATGCCCTATTGGTTCGAGACCATAGCCCCGCAGGTCAGGAGCGGGTTGCGGGTACTCATCGTGGCCCACGGCAATTCCCTGCGCGGTCTGGTCAAGTATCTCGACGACATGTCCGACGAGGCGATCACCAAGCTGAACATTCCCACCGGCCTGCCTTTGGTCTATGAGCTGGACGACGAACTCAAGCCGCTGCGGCACTACTATCTCGGTGATCCCGAAGAGGCCGCCAGGGCCGCCGAGGCGGTTGCCAACCAGGCCAAGAGCGGGTAA